From the genome of Nicotiana sylvestris chromosome 2, ASM39365v2, whole genome shotgun sequence, one region includes:
- the LOC104237073 gene encoding beta-galactosidase 3, with protein sequence MEVNSVQKWVMLWCIVLFISCELIQCDVTYDRKAIVINGQRRLLFSGSIHYPRSTPEMWEDLINKAKEGGLDVVETYVFWNVHEPSPGNYNFEGRYDLVRFIKTIQKAGLYAHLRIGPYVCAEWNFGGFPVWLKYVPGISFRADNEPFKNAMKGYAEKIVNLMKSHNLFESQGGPIILSQIENEYGPQAKALGATGHQYSTWAANMAVGLDTGVPWVMCKEEDAPDPVINTCNGFYCDNFFPNKPYKPTIWTEAWSGWFSEFGGTLHQRPVQDLAFAVAQFIQRGGSFVNYYMYHGGTNFGRSAGGPFITTSYDYDAPIDEYGLIRQPKYGHLKELHKAVKMCEKALVSADPAITSLGNLQQAYVYSSETGDCAAFLSNNDWKSAARVMFNNMHYNLPPWSISILPDCRNVVFNTAKVGVQTSKMEMLPTNSEMLSWESYNEDISALDDSSSIRSLGLLEQINVTRDTSDYLWYITSVDIGSTESFLHGGELPTLIVESTGHALHVFINGQLSGSAFGTRKNRRFVFKGKVNLRAGTNRISLLSVAVGLPNMGGHFETWSTGVLGPVAVHGLDQGKWDLSWAKWTYQVGLKGEAMNLVSPNGISAVDWMQGSLIAQRQQPLTWHKAYFNSPDGDEPLALDMSSMGKGQVWINGQSIGRYWTAYATGDCNGCHYSGNFRPPKCQLGCGQPTQKWYHVPRSWLKPTQNLLVLFEELGGDPTRISLVKRTVSSICADVAEYHPNIKNWQIENYGRTEEFHLPKVRIHCAPGQSISSIKFASFGTPLGTCGSFQQGPCHAPTSYAVVEKKCLGRQKCAVTIANSNFGDPCPNVLKRLSVEAHCTPTQS encoded by the exons ATGGAGGTTAACTCAGTTCAGAAGTGGGTTATGCTGTGGTGTATAGTGTTGTTTATCAGTTGTGAGTTGATTCAGTGTGATGTTACCTATGATAGGAAAGCCATTGTGATTAATGGCCAAAGAAGATTACTTTTTTCTGGTTCTATACATTACCCAAGAAGCACCCCTGAG ATGTGGGAAGATCTGATAAACAAGGCCAAAGAAGGAGGTTTGGATGTGGTTGAAACCTATGTGTTTTGGAATGTTCATGAGCCTTCTCCTGGCAAT TACAATTTTGAAGGAAGATATGACCTGGTGAGGTTTATAAAGACAATTCAGAAAGCAGGCCTCTATGCTCATCTTAGAATTGGTCCTTATGTTTGTGCAGAGTGGAATTTTGG AGGGTTTCCCGTATGGCTGAAGTATGTACCAGGCATTAGCTTCAGAGCAGATAATGAACCTTTCAAG AATGCAATGAAAGGGTATGCTGAGAAAATTGTTAACTTGATGAAGAGTCATAACCTATTCGAGTCTCAGGGTGGTCCAATCATACTATCCCAG ATTGAGAATGAGTACGGGCCACAAGCCAAGGCACTTGGAGCAACGGGCCATCAGTATTCAACATGGGCTGCAAATATGGCAGTTGGATTGGATACAGGTGTCCCCTGGGTCATGTGCAAGGAAGAAGATGCCCCAGATCCTGTG ATCAATACATGTAATGGTTTCTACTGTGATAATTTCTTCCCAAACAAACCATACAAACCCACAATCTGGACTGAGGCTTGGAGTGGTTG GTTCTCGGAATTTGGCGGCACCCTTCATCAGAGGCCAGTTCAGGATTTGGCATTTGCTGTAGCTCAATTTATACAAAGAGGAGGATCTTTTGTTAACTATTACATG TACCATGGGGGCACGAACTTTGGACGATCTGCAGGAGGCCCATTCATCACTACTAGCTATGACTATGATGCTCCTATTGATGAGTATG GTCTAATAAGACAGCCAAAATATGGTCATCTCAAGGAGCTTCATAAAGCTGTCAAGATGTGCGAGAAAGCCTTAGTTTCTGCAGATCCAGCAATCACATCCTTAGGAAACCTTCAACAG GCATACGTGTACTCCTCAGAGACAGGGGATTGTGCTGCTTTCCTGTCAAACAATGACTGGAAATCTGCTGCAAGAGTAATGTTCAACAACATGCACTATAATTTGCCTCCTTGGTCCATTAGCATCCTTCCTGACTGCAGAAATGTAGTCTTCAACACAGCCAAA GTTGGAGTTCAAACATCAAAGATGGAAATGCTACCAACTAATTCGGAGATGCTATCTTGGGAGAGTTACAATGAAGATATATCTGCACTGGATGACAGCTCATCAATTCGTTCTCTTGGTCTCTTGGAACAAATAAACGTTACCAGAGATACAAGTGACTATTTGTGGTACATAACTAG TGTTGATATTGGTTCAACTGAGTCCTTCCTACATGGCGGAGAGCTCCCTACTCTAATAGTTGAGTCAACAGGCCATGCTCTTCATGTGTTTATTAATGGGCAGCTCTCAG gttctgcatttggGACGAGGAAGAACAGGAGATTCGTATTTAAAGGAAAAGTCAATCTTCGTGCTGGCACAAACAGAATTTCACTGCTAAGCGTGGCTGTCGGACTGCCG AACATGGGTGGACATTTTGAAACATGGAGCACTGGAGTACTGGGTCCTGTTGCAGTTCATGGCCTAGACCAGGGAAAATGGGACTTGTCCTGGGCAAAGTGGACATATCAG GTTGGGCTCAAAGGGGAGGCCATGAATCTCGTTTCTCCAAATGGTATTTCTGCCGTTGACTGGATGCAGGGTTCATTAATTGCACAGAGACAACAACCTTTAACATGGCATAAG GCTTACTTCAATTCACCCGATGGAGATGAGCCATTGGCTTTGGACATGAGCAGTATGGGTAAAGGTCAAGTATGGATTAATGGCCAGAGTATTGGTAGATATTGGACAGCATATGCAACTGGAGATTGCAATGGTTGCCATTATTCTGGAAACTTTCGGCCTCCAAAATGTCAACTGGGATGTGGGCAACCAACTCAAAAATG GTACCATGTTCCTCGGTCTTGGTTAAAACCCACTCAAAATCTATTGGTGCTTTTTGAAGAACTAGGGGGAGATCCCACAAGAATTTCTCTTGTGAAGAGAACAGTCAGCAGCATTTGTGCCGATGTTGCTGAATATCATCCAAATATTAAGAATTGGCAAATAGAGAACTATGGAAGAACGGAAGAGTTTCACCTACCTAAAGTCCGCATTCACTGCGCTCCTGGTCAGTCTATTTCCTCCATTAAATTTGCCAGCTTTGGAACTCCTCTTGGAACCTGTGGGAGCTTCCAGCAAGGACCTTGCCATGCTCCTACCTCATATGCCGTTGTAGAAAAG AAATGTCTAGGACGCCAGAAGTGTGCTGTAACAATAGCAAATAGCAACTTCGGAGATCCCTGCCCTAACGTATTGAAGCGGTTGTCTGTAGAAGCACATTGTACTCCTACCCAGAGTTGA